The following coding sequences lie in one Chryseobacterium culicis genomic window:
- the hemC gene encoding hydroxymethylbilane synthase, with the protein MKSIRIGTRNSALALWQAREVARHLQNNNYLTEIVPIVSSGDKNLNQPLYSLGITGVFTRDLDIALLNNEIDIAVHSLKDVPTQLPQNIEMIAYLERDYPQDILIRKESARNKEFHELKLATSSLRRRAFWLRNYPTTDFSDIRGNIQTRLQKLEDGDFDATILSLAGIKRMKMEIDYEMLPLMICAPSQGVISVAGHTDKPEINEIVSQINHEQTQICVEIERNFLSTLEGGCTAPIGAFAEIIGDQIRFKAALCSLDGKNCIAVDENFVYTPEENFGEKFAKVVLENGGKELMAEIKSQI; encoded by the coding sequence ATGAAAAGCATTAGAATCGGAACGAGAAATTCCGCACTTGCACTTTGGCAGGCTAGAGAGGTTGCGAGGCACCTTCAGAACAACAATTATTTAACGGAAATTGTTCCTATCGTTTCTTCCGGCGATAAGAATCTTAATCAGCCACTCTATTCTTTAGGAATCACCGGGGTTTTCACAAGAGACCTTGATATTGCCTTATTGAATAACGAGATTGACATTGCCGTACATTCTTTAAAAGACGTTCCTACTCAATTGCCTCAGAATATTGAGATGATCGCTTATCTGGAAAGAGATTATCCACAAGACATTCTGATCAGAAAGGAATCAGCAAGAAACAAAGAATTCCATGAGCTTAAGCTTGCCACCAGCAGTTTAAGAAGAAGAGCTTTCTGGCTGAGAAATTATCCGACTACTGATTTTTCAGATATCCGTGGGAATATTCAAACCAGACTTCAAAAACTGGAAGACGGAGATTTTGATGCCACCATTCTATCTTTGGCAGGTATCAAAAGAATGAAAATGGAAATTGATTATGAAATGCTTCCATTAATGATTTGCGCTCCATCCCAAGGGGTAATTTCCGTAGCCGGACATACTGACAAACCGGAGATCAACGAAATTGTAAGCCAGATCAACCACGAGCAGACTCAGATCTGTGTAGAAATTGAAAGAAACTTCCTGAGTACTTTAGAAGGAGGCTGTACTGCACCTATCGGAGCATTTGCAGAAATCATCGGCGACCAGATTCGTTTCAAAGCAGCACTTTGCTCTTTAGACGGGAAAAACTGCATTGCTGTGGATGAAAACTTCGTGTATACTCCGGAAGAAAATTTTGGAGAAAAGTTCGCAAAAGTGGTTCTTGAAAACGGAGGGAAAGAATTAATGGCAGAAATCAAAAGCCAGATCTGA
- the hemA gene encoding glutamyl-tRNA reductase — protein sequence MLQYSNIHRTSNFAVLSISYEKADVETRGKFAFFDENIKNFVSRVHQEDLGDAFVVSTCNRTEIYTTSPNYLLVAEEYCKTIGVHLTDFLQFANILTKEEALIHLFRVAAGLESQIIGDFEIIGQIKKAYNRFKKERQNSNPYLERAINAAIQISKRIKNETGISNGAASVSYAAVHYILNSQKRIAEKNILLLGVGEIGQNTVENLVKHVFQPKIKIANRTQEKAEKISQKYNIPHVDYSDFDKELKNTDILIVATGAKHPIINQSHFPNGKETLVIDLSIPHNVEKNVTENENVTLIDVDELSKQIQETIQQREREIPKAEKIIKELMKDFIEWEKKRKLAPNIHHFKAVLKNMERNEMHNFYRKNKYINITDMELSDKMIQKITNRFAKYIIDNPLKAEEISKLMHEILVEQPNNEFNEKH from the coding sequence ATGTTACAGTATTCCAACATTCATCGAACGTCAAATTTTGCCGTGCTTTCAATAAGCTACGAGAAAGCCGACGTAGAAACGAGAGGAAAGTTTGCATTCTTTGATGAGAACATCAAAAACTTTGTTTCCAGAGTCCATCAGGAAGATCTTGGTGATGCATTTGTGGTTTCCACCTGTAACAGGACCGAAATCTACACCACTTCCCCCAATTACCTTTTGGTGGCTGAAGAGTATTGTAAAACCATCGGAGTACATCTTACAGATTTTCTTCAGTTTGCCAATATTCTTACCAAAGAGGAAGCTCTTATTCACCTTTTCAGAGTAGCCGCGGGTCTTGAAAGTCAGATTATCGGAGATTTTGAAATCATCGGACAGATCAAAAAAGCATACAACCGTTTCAAAAAAGAGAGACAAAATTCTAATCCTTATCTGGAAAGAGCAATCAATGCAGCCATTCAGATTTCGAAAAGAATAAAAAATGAAACCGGCATTTCCAATGGAGCGGCTTCTGTTTCTTATGCAGCGGTTCATTATATTTTAAACAGCCAGAAAAGGATTGCAGAAAAAAACATCCTTCTTCTCGGCGTAGGTGAGATTGGGCAGAATACCGTTGAAAATCTGGTAAAGCATGTCTTTCAGCCGAAAATTAAAATTGCCAACAGAACTCAGGAGAAAGCTGAAAAGATTTCCCAGAAATATAATATTCCTCACGTTGATTATTCTGATTTTGACAAGGAATTAAAAAACACCGATATTCTTATTGTAGCAACAGGAGCCAAACATCCTATTATCAACCAGTCTCATTTCCCGAACGGAAAAGAAACACTGGTGATTGATCTTTCGATCCCTCATAACGTTGAAAAGAATGTTACCGAAAATGAAAATGTAACTCTGATTGATGTGGATGAGCTTTCAAAACAGATCCAGGAAACGATTCAACAGCGGGAAAGAGAAATTCCAAAAGCTGAAAAAATCATTAAGGAACTGATGAAAGACTTTATTGAATGGGAGAAAAAGAGAAAGTTGGCACCCAATATTCATCACTTCAAAGCGGTTCTGAAGAATATGGAACGCAACGAAATGCATAATTTTTATAGAAAGAATAAATACATAAACATCACGGACATGGAACTTTCTGACAAAATGATCCAGAAAATCACCAACCGTTTTGCAAAATATATCATCGACAATCCTTTAAAAGCCGAAGAAATTAGTAAATTAATGCACGAAATATTAGTTGAACAACCAAACAACGAATTCAATGAAAAGCATTAG
- a CDS encoding rod shape-determining protein has translation MSLFDMFTQEIAIDLGTANTLIIHNNKIVIDQPSIVAIERSSGKPIAVGEQAKHMQGKTHEDIKTIRPLKDGVIADFHASEHMIKEFIKKIPGIKGKFIQPALRIVICIPSGITEVEKRAVRDSAQKVNAKEVRLIYEPMAAAIGVGIDVQKPEGNMIIDIGGGTTEIAVVALGGIVCDKSVKIAGDVFTNDIAYYLRTHHNLYIGERTAERIKIEVGSAVEDLDVDIEDIPVQGRDLITGKPKEIMVGYKEIARALDKSIIRIEDAVMETLSLTPPELAADIYKTGIYLAGGGALLRGLADRIHKKTGLPVFVAEDPLRAVVRGTGIALKNMDKFNFLIK, from the coding sequence ATGAGTTTATTTGATATGTTTACGCAAGAAATTGCGATAGACCTTGGAACTGCTAATACCCTAATCATCCATAATAATAAAATTGTTATAGATCAACCTTCAATTGTTGCAATTGAGCGTTCATCGGGTAAGCCGATTGCCGTCGGAGAGCAAGCCAAGCATATGCAGGGTAAAACTCACGAGGATATCAAGACTATCCGTCCTTTGAAAGACGGGGTTATTGCTGATTTCCATGCTTCTGAGCATATGATCAAGGAATTCATCAAGAAAATTCCTGGAATCAAAGGTAAATTCATTCAACCGGCATTACGAATCGTAATCTGTATTCCTTCTGGTATCACTGAAGTTGAAAAAAGAGCAGTAAGAGACTCTGCTCAGAAAGTAAACGCAAAAGAAGTACGATTGATCTACGAACCAATGGCTGCTGCAATTGGGGTAGGTATTGACGTACAAAAGCCTGAAGGAAATATGATCATCGACATAGGTGGTGGTACTACGGAAATTGCTGTAGTAGCTTTAGGAGGAATCGTATGTGATAAATCTGTGAAGATTGCCGGAGACGTATTTACCAACGATATTGCTTATTACTTAAGAACTCACCATAACCTTTATATCGGAGAAAGAACAGCTGAAAGAATCAAAATTGAAGTAGGTTCTGCAGTAGAAGATCTTGATGTAGATATCGAGGACATCCCGGTACAGGGTAGAGACCTTATCACCGGTAAACCTAAAGAAATTATGGTTGGATACAAAGAGATTGCCCGTGCATTAGACAAATCGATCATCAGAATCGAGGATGCTGTAATGGAAACTCTTTCTCTTACTCCACCGGAATTGGCAGCTGATATTTACAAAACAGGTATTTATCTTGCCGGAGGAGGAGCGCTATTAAGAGGTCTTGCGGACAGAATTCACAAAAAAACAGGCCTTCCTGTATTTGTTGCTGAAGATCCGTTGAGAGCTGTAGTTCGCGGAACAGGGATTGCCCTTAAGAATATGGATAAGTTCAATTTCTTAATTAAATAA
- the mreC gene encoding rod shape-determining protein MreC, with product MGFLLRLFSKNTLFVFFIFLQIIALVLIFSRNAMQRSWIAGQTAAFNSWVSGYIDEGVSYLKLKQINEDLVVQNKALMTELYGKDGEKNPVFKRVHDTIGGGQIYTFVDGEIVFNSINRRNNYFTINRGRRDGVFPQMGVMAPRGVAGIVINSTDSYALVQSVLSVNKIRINAALKNSGYFGTLTWNGDNSRVMHLADIPKYVALKVGDTVVTDGKSAIFPKGVTIGTIAGYSVDNKTGFWDISVELSEKMGALNKVYVVKNLKKAEVQKIQDTMQAVIKKEND from the coding sequence ATGGGATTTTTGCTGAGATTATTTTCGAAGAATACTCTTTTCGTCTTCTTTATATTCCTGCAAATTATTGCTCTGGTTTTGATATTCTCTAGAAATGCCATGCAGAGATCCTGGATTGCAGGCCAAACGGCTGCTTTCAATTCCTGGGTTTCCGGATATATTGATGAAGGAGTTTCTTATCTGAAGCTAAAACAGATCAATGAAGATCTTGTGGTTCAGAATAAAGCCCTTATGACTGAACTCTATGGAAAAGACGGAGAGAAAAATCCTGTTTTCAAAAGAGTTCATGATACCATTGGTGGAGGGCAGATCTATACTTTTGTTGATGGTGAAATTGTTTTCAACAGTATCAACAGAAGAAATAACTATTTTACCATTAACCGTGGCCGAAGAGACGGTGTCTTCCCTCAAATGGGGGTAATGGCGCCAAGAGGTGTTGCGGGAATTGTAATCAATTCTACAGATAGTTATGCATTAGTTCAATCCGTGTTAAGTGTCAACAAGATCAGAATTAATGCAGCACTTAAAAACTCAGGATATTTTGGTACCTTAACGTGGAATGGAGATAACTCAAGGGTCATGCACCTTGCGGATATCCCTAAATATGTAGCCTTAAAAGTAGGAGATACGGTCGTTACAGATGGTAAATCTGCTATTTTTCCTAAGGGTGTAACCATTGGTACCATTGCAGGATATTCTGTGGATAATAAAACCGGTTTCTGGGATATTTCCGTAGAGCTGAGTGAGAAAATGGGAGCATTGAATAAAGTGTATGTAGTGAAGAATCTTAAGAAAGCAGAAGTGCAGAAGATTCAGGACACTATGCAGGCTGTAATAAAAAAAGAAAATGATTAG
- a CDS encoding rod shape-determining protein MreD: MISRTLFTDILIMIFLVALQIFVLNRITLFGKYTPVLYPVFVMFYPFFRNKFQFLALSFLIGLSIDGFLNTWGINAFATTLIAYFRTLIFRTSTDTSTDFFSFQSLQWAQFLLFLFSSIFLHQLLLQYIEFFKFSRFFEILFNVLVTSVISFIFIVIYALIFKIKQKV; encoded by the coding sequence ATGATTAGCAGAACTTTATTTACCGATATATTGATCATGATCTTTCTTGTTGCATTACAAATTTTTGTATTGAACAGGATTACGCTTTTCGGAAAATATACTCCGGTATTATATCCTGTGTTTGTCATGTTTTATCCATTTTTCAGAAATAAATTTCAGTTCCTGGCATTGAGCTTTTTAATAGGACTGTCTATTGATGGTTTTCTTAATACGTGGGGAATTAATGCGTTTGCAACAACGCTGATTGCCTATTTCAGAACGTTGATCTTTAGAACTTCTACGGATACTTCTACGGATTTTTTCTCTTTTCAGTCCCTTCAATGGGCGCAGTTTTTGCTGTTTTTATTTTCAAGTATTTTCCTGCATCAACTTTTATTACAGTATATCGAGTTCTTTAAGTTTAGCAGGTTTTTTGAAATATTATTTAATGTGTTGGTGACAAGTGTAATTTCATTTATCTTTATAGTCATTTACGCATTAATATTTAAAATCAAACAAAAAGTTTGA
- a CDS encoding peptidoglycan D,D-transpeptidase FtsI family protein has protein sequence MNTRYLKIFSILVTIALIFVVRLAYLQLFTDRYALNAANTSIKTEYVIPQRGVIFDRNGKIMVGNQPAYEISFTQALMKPDFDTLAFCSLMKITKQDFINRVNIIKKEKYYSKLTPMTFIKDLSREDIARVQEIIFKYPAFNIVSRPQRQYEVSTSGNLLGYTSEVNERDIKKDSVYYLPGDFIGKTGVEKSYEKELRGVKGIKYIQKDIRLRNIGSYKNGSLDKDVITGKDITLTIDYDLQRTAEEMLVNKHGAIVALDPNNGEVLVAATGPDIDPNLFTGPYKSKNLYALSKDTLYENKPTFDRSLQAGYPPGSTFKLLTALAAMQMGVMDEKTIFPCGGGFFYKGKRIKGHGGADPLIPSIQVSSNCFFTYAFIAIIKKYPGNPSKGVDEWKKIMSSFGVGEFLNNDFAVGAKGRIPSGDFYEKRFKAIMKASGSQRKDFTNWDEMSTGAIYNGMGQGDVLVTPIQLANYVAAIANRGWYYTPHIVKAIDGKPNPDSRFKVKHKTLVDPKHFEPVLKGMEAVVLRGTARGLKSNDFTQLAKTGTAQVPQGKDNSIFVLIAPADKPKIVVVAVMEHAGFGATWAGPACTVIAEKYITGDLKRENLYKKMITSSFMPEYKRQWIADLKRKGLYVDPKPDSIKQKRIKDSLELVKQQKAKLQKKIEEEAKKNNTAKKPVKQ, from the coding sequence TTGAACACACGTTATTTAAAAATCTTTTCGATCCTCGTTACCATCGCACTTATTTTTGTGGTGAGGCTTGCGTATTTGCAATTGTTTACAGACCGTTATGCATTGAATGCTGCGAATACCTCCATTAAAACAGAATATGTTATTCCACAGCGTGGAGTTATTTTTGATAGAAATGGTAAAATCATGGTAGGTAATCAGCCTGCTTATGAAATTTCATTTACTCAGGCTTTGATGAAACCTGATTTTGATACACTGGCTTTTTGTAGTTTGATGAAAATTACAAAACAGGATTTTATCAATAGAGTCAATATTATCAAAAAGGAGAAATATTATTCGAAGCTGACCCCGATGACCTTCATTAAAGATCTCAGCAGGGAAGATATTGCAAGAGTTCAGGAAATTATTTTTAAGTATCCCGCATTCAATATTGTATCAAGACCTCAGCGTCAGTATGAAGTCTCCACATCCGGAAACCTTCTGGGATATACCAGTGAGGTGAACGAAAGAGATATTAAAAAAGATTCTGTCTACTATTTACCGGGAGATTTTATCGGGAAAACAGGAGTTGAAAAATCCTACGAAAAAGAACTTAGAGGAGTAAAAGGGATAAAATATATTCAAAAAGATATCAGGCTCAGAAATATCGGTTCCTATAAAAACGGATCTTTAGATAAAGATGTGATTACAGGTAAAGATATTACCTTAACCATTGATTATGATCTTCAGAGAACAGCTGAAGAAATGCTTGTCAACAAACATGGTGCTATTGTAGCTTTAGATCCTAATAATGGGGAAGTATTAGTGGCGGCAACAGGACCGGATATTGATCCGAACCTTTTCACCGGACCTTATAAATCAAAAAATTTATACGCCCTTTCAAAAGATACTCTTTACGAGAATAAACCTACTTTTGACCGTTCTTTACAGGCAGGATATCCCCCGGGATCAACTTTCAAATTGCTGACAGCACTTGCGGCCATGCAAATGGGAGTAATGGATGAAAAAACAATCTTTCCTTGTGGAGGAGGATTCTTCTATAAAGGCAAAAGAATTAAAGGACATGGTGGCGCTGATCCGTTAATTCCTTCTATTCAGGTTTCCAGTAACTGTTTCTTTACCTATGCATTTATTGCCATCATCAAAAAATACCCGGGAAATCCTTCTAAAGGTGTTGATGAATGGAAAAAAATCATGAGTAGTTTTGGGGTGGGTGAGTTTTTAAATAATGATTTTGCTGTTGGAGCAAAAGGAAGAATCCCTTCCGGAGATTTTTACGAAAAAAGATTTAAAGCCATCATGAAGGCAAGTGGCTCCCAGAGAAAGGATTTTACCAACTGGGACGAAATGTCAACCGGTGCTATTTATAATGGAATGGGGCAGGGTGATGTTTTGGTAACACCTATTCAGCTTGCCAATTATGTGGCCGCTATTGCTAACAGAGGATGGTATTATACCCCTCACATTGTAAAAGCTATCGATGGAAAGCCCAATCCTGATTCAAGATTCAAGGTTAAACATAAAACGTTAGTAGATCCAAAACATTTTGAACCAGTTCTGAAAGGGATGGAAGCTGTAGTTTTGAGAGGAACAGCAAGAGGTTTGAAATCGAATGATTTTACGCAATTAGCCAAAACAGGTACAGCACAGGTTCCCCAAGGAAAGGATAATTCTATCTTTGTATTGATTGCTCCTGCTGATAAACCAAAAATTGTCGTAGTAGCAGTAATGGAACATGCTGGATTTGGAGCTACGTGGGCTGGCCCGGCTTGTACAGTGATTGCTGAAAAATATATTACAGGTGATCTGAAAAGAGAAAATCTTTATAAGAAAATGATTACCTCGAGTTTCATGCCTGAATATAAAAGGCAATGGATTGCTGATTTGAAGCGTAAAGGTTTGTATGTGGATCCTAAACCTGATTCCATTAAACAGAAAAGAATTAAGGATAGTCTGGAGTTGGTAAAGCAACAAAAAGCTAAACTGCAAAAGAAAATAGAAGAGGAAGCTAAAAAAAATAACACTGCTAAAAAACCTGTGAAGCAATGA
- the rodA gene encoding rod shape-determining protein RodA → MKWTEGIDKLGLGLYFLLCIFAIANIYSVDQKLGEKQLVFFCISVFVGLIIFVGRSKFFENMAGIIYIGGVLLLIGLFPFGKEILGQKNWYKFGSFTMQPVEFAKIGTALMLANFVSSPDFNIKNKKSIWTALAVIGIPAAVVLAIPDVGSMLVFIAFFIALYREGLSGLLFGIGFIFAGVFLIALAVPPVYVAIAVLLIAGVLIAMNYHKMSWDVISISGITGSILLLCGLAFGSPYILEKLPKHQRERIEVLYKGEKAFRDTSGYNLLYSKTAIGSGGLWGKGYREGSVTQGKFVPEQETDYIFCTVGEEWGFLGSAILILCYMVYIGRIYYLAEKQKSTFNRVFGYCFASILLMHFSINLGMVMGLFPTVGIPLPYFSYGGSSLLAFSMMTFIFFKLNYSDKNSLV, encoded by the coding sequence ATGAAATGGACAGAAGGAATAGATAAACTGGGCCTTGGGCTGTATTTCCTGCTTTGCATTTTTGCGATTGCAAACATCTACAGTGTAGACCAGAAACTAGGAGAGAAGCAATTGGTTTTTTTCTGTATTTCTGTATTTGTCGGGCTTATTATATTCGTTGGGAGAAGCAAATTCTTTGAGAATATGGCCGGGATTATTTACATTGGAGGAGTTTTGTTATTGATAGGGCTTTTCCCGTTTGGTAAAGAAATTCTGGGGCAAAAGAACTGGTATAAGTTTGGAAGTTTTACCATGCAGCCCGTGGAGTTTGCAAAAATTGGAACTGCTTTGATGCTGGCTAATTTTGTTTCAAGCCCGGATTTTAATATTAAAAATAAAAAATCTATTTGGACTGCCCTTGCTGTTATAGGAATTCCTGCGGCAGTCGTTCTGGCCATTCCTGATGTGGGTTCCATGCTCGTATTTATAGCGTTTTTTATTGCTTTGTACAGAGAAGGACTGAGTGGTCTTTTATTTGGTATTGGATTTATTTTCGCCGGAGTTTTTCTGATTGCATTAGCGGTTCCTCCCGTTTATGTTGCCATAGCGGTTTTGCTTATTGCAGGGGTTCTTATTGCCATGAATTATCATAAAATGTCATGGGATGTAATCTCTATTTCAGGAATTACCGGTTCCATTCTTTTATTGTGCGGTCTGGCTTTCGGATCTCCTTATATTTTAGAAAAACTTCCTAAACACCAAAGAGAAAGAATTGAGGTTCTTTACAAAGGTGAAAAGGCATTTAGAGATACTTCAGGATACAATCTGTTATATTCCAAAACAGCTATCGGATCCGGTGGTCTTTGGGGAAAAGGATACCGTGAAGGATCTGTTACCCAGGGGAAATTTGTACCTGAACAGGAAACAGATTATATCTTTTGTACAGTAGGAGAAGAATGGGGCTTTTTAGGAAGCGCAATTCTTATTTTATGCTACATGGTCTATATTGGAAGAATATATTATCTGGCAGAGAAACAGAAATCTACTTTTAACCGTGTATTCGGGTATTGCTTTGCCTCGATTCTGCTGATGCACTTTTCGATCAATTTAGGTATGGTTATGGGGCTTTTCCCAACAGTTGGGATTCCTCTCCCGTATTTCAGTTATGGAGGAAGTTCTTTACTGGCCTTCTCCATGATGACATTTATTTTCTTTAAACTTAATTATTCGGATAAGAATAGCCTGGTGTAA
- a CDS encoding pentapeptide repeat-containing protein has product MKDAYVLDQDFENIDLTQLQKGEYENCTFRNCNFEYGNLSGFSFTDCEFTDCNLSMIKLVKTAFHEVVFKECKMFGLQFNDCNAFGLSFTFDGSALNNSVFYQTSIKKTVFKNTKLIEVDFTECDLSNAVFTHCDFSGAVFDSTNLEKADFRTSVNYSIDPALNRLKKARFSLSEIYGLLYKLDIEIDKNG; this is encoded by the coding sequence ATGAAAGATGCTTATGTCCTGGATCAGGATTTTGAAAATATTGATCTTACCCAATTACAAAAAGGAGAATATGAAAACTGTACATTCAGAAACTGTAATTTTGAATACGGAAATCTATCCGGTTTCAGTTTTACAGACTGTGAATTTACAGATTGTAATCTAAGCATGATAAAGCTTGTCAAAACGGCCTTCCATGAGGTAGTTTTCAAAGAATGTAAAATGTTTGGACTTCAGTTTAATGATTGTAATGCTTTTGGATTATCTTTCACGTTTGATGGAAGTGCTTTAAATAATTCAGTTTTTTATCAAACTTCCATTAAGAAGACTGTCTTTAAAAATACCAAATTAATAGAGGTGGATTTTACTGAATGTGATCTGTCAAATGCAGTCTTCACTCACTGCGATTTTTCGGGCGCTGTTTTCGATAGTACAAACCTTGAAAAAGCAGATTTCCGTACATCGGTTAACTATTCAATAGATCCGGCTTTAAACAGGCTTAAAAAGGCCAGATTTTCGCTTTCTGAAATCTATGGACTGCTCTATAAACTGGATATTGAAATTGATAAGAATGGCTGA
- a CDS encoding C40 family peptidase, which translates to MKKRVLFYLVALVTTVSLQSCATNYVVSKPATYTKEYKTDAKLASIDNKKIEQDKQRLIDSFLAEKAASIASAKKAVKNSEIAKAIKHNKTIDGILEEAETYLGTPYRYGGTTRNGIDCSAFVLSVFGAAAGLSLPRVAASQAQEGERVEKGELQKGDLIFFSHGRRISHVGIVESVSEEGEIKFIHAATSKGVMISSLNDSYWGPKFRFAKRVINEEGENYNNLAATTPATPANF; encoded by the coding sequence ATGAAGAAAAGAGTTTTGTTTTATTTAGTTGCTTTAGTTACTACAGTTTCATTGCAATCGTGTGCTACAAATTATGTGGTTTCAAAACCAGCAACTTACACAAAAGAATACAAAACAGATGCCAAACTAGCTTCTATAGATAACAAAAAAATAGAGCAGGATAAGCAAAGACTTATCGACTCTTTCCTTGCTGAAAAGGCAGCATCTATCGCTAGTGCTAAAAAAGCAGTTAAGAATTCTGAGATTGCAAAAGCAATCAAACATAATAAAACCATTGACGGTATCCTTGAAGAAGCTGAAACATACCTTGGGACTCCTTACAGATACGGAGGGACAACCAGAAACGGTATCGATTGTTCAGCTTTTGTTCTTTCTGTATTCGGAGCAGCAGCAGGGCTTAGCTTACCAAGAGTAGCAGCATCTCAGGCTCAGGAAGGTGAAAGAGTAGAAAAAGGAGAACTACAGAAGGGAGATTTGATTTTCTTCTCTCACGGAAGAAGAATTTCTCACGTAGGTATTGTAGAAAGTGTTTCTGAAGAGGGTGAGATTAAATTTATCCACGCAGCAACATCAAAAGGAGTAATGATTTCTTCACTGAATGATTCTTATTGGGGTCCTAAGTTCAGATTTGCTAAGAGAGTGATCAACGAAGAAGGAGAAAATTATAACAACTTAGCAGCGACTACTCCAGCTACACCAGCAAATTTTTAA